A genomic region of Bacillaceae bacterium S4-13-56 contains the following coding sequences:
- the fliW gene encoding flagellar assembly protein FliW — MKIETKYLGEIEVSEEQVITFPHGIPGFHEFKKFVLLEIPETPPFMVLQSVEESYVAFVVVNPYVFRKDYEFNLNESAQELLEVDSETDLKIFSILSLKDPFASSTINLQAPIIINAKKKIGKQYITNSKSFSTKEPITSSAVKEG; from the coding sequence ATGAAGATAGAAACAAAATATTTAGGTGAGATTGAAGTTTCGGAAGAACAGGTAATTACTTTCCCACACGGGATTCCTGGGTTCCATGAGTTTAAAAAGTTTGTGTTATTAGAAATCCCAGAGACACCCCCATTTATGGTTCTTCAATCAGTGGAAGAGTCCTATGTGGCTTTTGTTGTTGTAAATCCATATGTTTTCCGAAAAGATTATGAATTTAATTTAAACGAATCTGCTCAAGAGTTACTAGAAGTAGATTCAGAAACTGATCTCAAAATTTTTTCGATTCTTTCCTTAAAGGATCCTTTTGCATCAAGCACAATAAATCTTCAAGCACCGATTATTATTAACGCAAAGAAAAAAATCGGTAAGCAATACATAACGAATAGTAAGAGCTTTTCAACAAAAGAACCGATCACTTCTTCTGCAGTGAAGGAGGGCTAA
- the csrA gene encoding carbon storage regulator CsrA has protein sequence MLVLTRKVNEAIQIGEDIEIKVLGIDGEQIKLGISAPKHVEIHRKEIYLEIQRENSDAASVSTDLLNLLKNNTKKD, from the coding sequence ATGTTAGTTCTCACTCGTAAAGTAAATGAGGCCATTCAAATTGGAGAAGATATCGAGATTAAAGTGCTTGGGATCGATGGGGAGCAAATCAAATTGGGTATTTCTGCTCCTAAGCATGTAGAAATCCATCGAAAAGAAATTTATTTAGAAATTCAACGTGAAAATAGTGATGCAGCAAGCGTTTCGACAGATTTATTAAATTTATTGAAAAATAATACAAAAAAAGATTAA
- a CDS encoding flagellin gives MISLIQTAEGALNETHSILQRMRELAVQSANDTNTDTDRAELQKEVDQLAEELTRIADNTEFNTQKLLDGTFEGTFHIGANEGQSLDLSINKMNSLALGVGGNETVTEEVTGQTISSLPDGTVEASVIQAGAKFTVEKLDNTANVGSVNDAQYILKDADGLIVGASADGQTYSFAQDTSSATNDITTTSFGTAQTLNLSSASAVDKITSGTIEFTAASVGTTGADESVTFTASNTLSDSNIKLGSGEYKVADGSTRADVGTTMQVLVNTDTNEVVAVGDSATASQTFTSLDGATTLLTTTSTLATNQLIDVSGQGGIDVSSQTAADAAITTIQSAIDKVSAERSKLGAYQNRLDHTINNLGTSSENLTAAESRIRDVDMAKEMMAFTKNNILSQAAQSMLAQLSNFIKKKLNFLSKMETGRLTW, from the coding sequence TTGATTTCTCTTATCCAAACTGCTGAGGGTGCATTAAATGAAACTCATTCAATCCTTCAACGTATGCGTGAACTAGCTGTACAATCTGCGAACGATACAAACACTGATACTGACCGTGCAGAGCTACAAAAAGAGGTTGATCAGTTAGCAGAGGAATTGACTCGTATTGCTGATAACACTGAGTTCAACACTCAAAAGCTACTTGATGGTACATTTGAGGGTACATTTCATATTGGTGCTAATGAAGGGCAAAGTTTAGATTTATCAATTAATAAGATGAATTCTCTTGCTCTAGGAGTAGGCGGGAATGAGACTGTAACAGAAGAAGTAACAGGACAAACCATTAGTAGTCTTCCAGATGGTACTGTAGAAGCATCAGTAATTCAAGCAGGTGCCAAATTTACAGTTGAAAAACTAGACAACACAGCTAATGTTGGTTCAGTAAATGATGCGCAATACATTTTGAAAGATGCTGATGGTTTAATTGTCGGTGCAAGTGCTGATGGACAGACCTATTCATTTGCTCAAGACACTTCTAGTGCAACTAATGATATTACAACTACATCTTTTGGAACAGCACAAACTTTAAATCTTTCAAGTGCGTCTGCAGTTGACAAAATCACTTCAGGAACAATTGAATTTACCGCAGCTTCAGTGGGTACTACTGGCGCTGATGAATCTGTAACATTTACTGCGTCTAACACTCTCTCTGATTCAAATATTAAATTGGGTAGCGGAGAATATAAAGTTGCAGATGGTTCTACTAGAGCTGATGTTGGTACTACAATGCAGGTACTAGTAAACACTGATACTAATGAAGTAGTAGCCGTCGGTGATAGCGCCACAGCTAGTCAAACATTCACTTCTTTAGATGGGGCAACAACTTTATTAACTACAACATCTACTTTAGCAACCAATCAATTAATAGACGTTTCTGGACAAGGTGGAATTGATGTTTCATCTCAAACAGCAGCAGATGCTGCAATTACAACAATCCAATCAGCAATTGACAAAGTATCAGCAGAACGCTCTAAACTTGGTGCATACCAAAATCGTTTAGACCATACTATTAACAACCTTGGAACTTCAAGTGAAAACTTAACTGCTGCTGAGTCTCGTATAAGGGACGTCGACATGGCGAAAGAGATGATGGCGTTCACTAAGAACAATATCCTTTCTCAAGCGGCACAATCTATGTTGGCTCAACTTTCCAACTTTATTAAGAAGAAACTCAACTTTTTAAGTAAAATGGAAACAGGGCGTCTTACTTGGTAA
- a CDS encoding DNA endonuclease, whose translation MDDEFLLDYIKKHFPNSKTEDIADFLGIHECTVRRIAKRNNVVKSEKYLNQLKEKLVKDRRKWYEGSIPDFKPSFLQEQLIFGSLLGDGYISKGAARSKNFYYQEHFCKQQLPYRQWKLSKLKNLGFSINGTFLRSPSHPYFTELHPQIYHNGEKILTADFLSKCTHPIFLTSLYLDDGTLGISYHLNKSKKILYCHPTISICTLNLTPMENKLLATHINHTFQTSFVVTNSPYGKGSHLKINREEDVTHFLKIIEKYSKEIPSMLYKTNLEVKLQLLRKKIQNSYGKDISIILSSSERHKPYSSLEVSKIIKMKLSGSTDQEIADELGRTYWSTVYKIGEIRKSGLLT comes from the coding sequence TTGGATGACGAGTTTTTATTGGACTATATTAAGAAACATTTCCCAAATTCAAAAACTGAGGATATAGCTGATTTTTTAGGTATTCATGAATGCACTGTAAGGCGTATTGCAAAAAGAAATAATGTCGTTAAATCAGAAAAGTATCTCAACCAACTTAAAGAAAAATTAGTTAAGGATAGGAGAAAGTGGTACGAAGGCAGTATACCTGATTTTAAGCCGTCTTTTCTACAAGAACAATTAATTTTCGGGAGTTTACTAGGGGATGGGTATATTAGTAAAGGTGCAGCAAGAAGTAAAAACTTTTATTACCAAGAACACTTTTGTAAACAGCAGTTGCCATATCGTCAATGGAAGTTATCCAAGTTAAAGAATTTGGGCTTCTCTATAAATGGAACCTTTTTAAGATCTCCAAGTCATCCATACTTTACAGAACTTCACCCACAAATATATCATAATGGTGAAAAAATACTGACAGCAGATTTCCTTTCAAAATGCACACACCCTATCTTTCTTACATCATTATACTTAGATGATGGCACTTTAGGAATTTCCTACCACCTAAATAAGTCAAAAAAAATCTTATATTGTCATCCTACTATAAGCATATGTACATTAAATTTAACTCCTATGGAAAACAAACTTCTTGCCACTCACATTAATCATACTTTCCAAACATCTTTCGTAGTAACCAATAGTCCTTACGGAAAAGGGAGTCATCTGAAAATTAACAGAGAAGAAGATGTGACTCACTTTCTAAAAATAATAGAGAAATATTCTAAAGAAATTCCTTCTATGCTTTATAAAACAAACCTGGAAGTGAAACTACAATTATTAAGGAAAAAGATTCAAAATTCGTATGGAAAAGATATTTCCATCATTTTAAGTTCGTCCGAAAGACATAAACCTTATTCCAGCCTTGAAGTCTCTAAAATTATTAAAATGAAACTTTCAGGTTCAACGGACCAAGAAATTGCAGATGAATTAGGTAGAACCTATTGGTCAACAGTCTACAAGATAGGCGAAATTCGAAAGTCAGGGTTATTGACTTAG
- the flaG gene encoding flagellar protein FlaG, with translation MAMNVGRLISGSQLLQKAEHIEYSTAARERSQNEGNVAIQNQNVINKKVENEANTMENDREQVKSMVEGINDFLKPTHTSMKFELHDKLDKYYVQVVDSDTKEIIKEIPPKKLLDVYAAMAEFMGFIIDEKI, from the coding sequence ATGGCCATGAACGTGGGGAGACTGATTTCTGGATCCCAACTCCTGCAAAAGGCGGAACACATCGAGTATTCTACAGCTGCAAGAGAAAGGTCTCAGAACGAAGGAAATGTAGCTATTCAGAATCAAAATGTTATCAATAAAAAAGTGGAAAATGAAGCAAATACCATGGAAAATGATCGTGAACAGGTGAAGAGTATGGTGGAGGGGATTAATGATTTTTTGAAGCCAACCCACACATCCATGAAATTTGAACTCCATGATAAGTTGGACAAGTATTATGTTCAGGTAGTCGATTCAGATACGAAAGAAATCATTAAAGAAATTCCACCTAAGAAACTATTAGATGTTTATGCAGCAATGGCAGAATTCATGGGGTTCATTATTGACGAGAAGATTTAA
- a CDS encoding flagellar hook-associated protein 2, with translation MVGGVNNMRIGGLASGMDIDQIVGDLMKAERMPLDKLQQDKTWMEWQRDAFRDVNKLLLELDEKILDMKLEKTYTSKSTTSTNSLAVTASAAASSSNGTYSIEVSDLATAAINVSDSTIVATGQTLDPNKTFAEQPSSFAGGIQTGTFKFYTFDEKGVEVPHEVTVSNTDTLNSVLNRITKADNGVRAFYDTQSGKVVMERTTTGDFNKDTANYGGKEIVFKAGESDFFTGTLGLSQASETGGSNARFKYNNALELESTTNNYTLNGITFNFSNTTPTGQPAKVTVSNNVDAAVDKIVAFVDKYNEVIEKINGKLNEDKYRDYKPLTEEQKKEMSDKDIELWEEKAKSGLLKGETILSSGLTGMRQSWYGTVNNTSEFTHLSEIGITTSSNYLDAGKLLIDEDDLRQALSNNPESVFKLFSNDSKGEGRGIINRLEDSIEKTTSNIEEKAGKSTLSQEQYTMGRRLKDMDDRIAAFTRRLTDVEDRYWKQFTAMEKAIQRMNEQSAYMLQQFNGGA, from the coding sequence ATGGTTGGTGGCGTAAATAATATGCGAATTGGTGGCTTAGCCTCTGGTATGGACATTGATCAAATTGTCGGAGACCTAATGAAGGCTGAGAGAATGCCACTTGACAAATTGCAACAGGACAAGACGTGGATGGAGTGGCAAAGGGATGCCTTCCGTGACGTCAATAAACTTTTACTAGAGTTAGATGAAAAAATTCTAGATATGAAACTAGAAAAAACATACACCTCTAAATCTACTACCTCAACAAATTCATTGGCTGTTACGGCAAGTGCAGCAGCGAGTTCTTCCAATGGAACATACTCTATTGAGGTGTCTGATTTAGCGACGGCAGCAATTAATGTGAGTGATAGTACTATTGTTGCTACAGGTCAGACTCTAGACCCAAACAAAACCTTTGCAGAGCAGCCAAGTAGTTTCGCAGGAGGAATTCAAACCGGTACTTTTAAGTTTTATACCTTTGATGAAAAAGGTGTAGAAGTTCCGCATGAAGTAACTGTTTCAAATACAGATACACTAAACAGTGTTTTGAACAGGATTACTAAAGCTGACAATGGGGTACGTGCTTTTTATGACACACAGTCCGGAAAAGTGGTTATGGAGAGGACTACCACAGGAGATTTTAATAAGGATACTGCTAACTACGGTGGTAAGGAAATTGTCTTTAAGGCTGGGGAGTCTGACTTTTTTACTGGGACACTGGGCTTAAGTCAAGCCTCTGAAACGGGTGGATCTAATGCAAGGTTTAAATACAACAATGCCTTAGAGCTTGAATCCACTACTAATAATTATACATTGAACGGTATCACATTTAATTTTTCAAATACTACACCTACCGGGCAGCCAGCAAAAGTTACTGTTTCTAATAATGTCGATGCTGCTGTAGACAAGATTGTGGCCTTCGTTGATAAATATAATGAAGTCATCGAAAAGATTAATGGAAAGCTGAATGAAGATAAGTATCGCGATTATAAACCTCTTACCGAAGAACAGAAAAAAGAGATGTCCGATAAGGATATTGAGCTTTGGGAAGAAAAAGCAAAAAGTGGTCTTTTAAAAGGTGAAACAATTCTGAGTTCGGGTTTGACTGGAATGCGTCAAAGTTGGTATGGAACCGTAAACAATACTAGTGAGTTTACTCATCTTTCAGAGATTGGAATTACAACAAGCTCAAATTACTTAGATGCAGGAAAACTATTAATTGACGAAGATGATTTAAGACAAGCCTTATCCAATAATCCTGAGTCAGTTTTTAAACTATTTTCTAACGATAGTAAGGGTGAAGGTAGAGGGATCATCAATCGATTAGAAGATTCTATTGAAAAAACAACATCGAATATTGAAGAGAAAGCTGGAAAATCCACACTGTCACAAGAACAGTATACAATGGGACGTCGCTTAAAGGATATGGATGATCGAATTGCCGCCTTTACAAGACGGTTAACCGATGTCGAGGATCGTTATTGGAAGCAGTTTACTGCTATGGAGAAGGCTATACAACGTATGAACGAACAATCGGCATACATGTTACAACAATTCAACGGTGGAGCTTAA
- the fliS gene encoding flagellar export chaperone FliS produces the protein MSVNQYQAYQNNSIQTASPGELTLMLYNGCLKFIRFARKGMVEQNIEMKNINLQKAQKIIQELMVTLNPEVEISKEMLPLYDYIYRRMIDANIKNDPAILDEVEELVVEFRDTWKELLKTVRANEATGSEHA, from the coding sequence ATGTCAGTAAATCAATATCAAGCCTATCAAAACAATTCCATACAAACCGCATCTCCTGGAGAACTGACTCTCATGCTTTATAATGGGTGTCTGAAATTTATTCGTTTTGCTCGTAAAGGAATGGTAGAACAAAATATTGAAATGAAAAATATCAATCTCCAAAAGGCACAAAAGATTATTCAAGAGCTTATGGTAACCTTAAATCCTGAGGTGGAAATTTCTAAGGAAATGTTACCTTTGTATGACTATATTTATCGTCGAATGATAGACGCTAATATAAAAAATGATCCTGCCATTCTGGATGAAGTGGAAGAGCTTGTTGTTGAATTCAGAGATACTTGGAAGGAACTTTTAAAAACAGTTCGTGCTAATGAAGCGACAGGAAGCGAGCATGCCTGA
- the raiA gene encoding ribosome-associated translation inhibitor RaiA: MKYNVRGENIEVTPAIREYVEKKIGKLERYFDTPPSSEVHVNLSVYNDEQKIEVTIPMINLLLRAEEQHTDMYAAIDLVVDKLERQIRKYKTKVNRKFKQENAPKYVFAELEKESRDFERDSDDEGGFELVKQKRFDLKPMDSEEAILQMDLLGHNFYVFTNAESGDTNVVYRRRDGRYGLIEPS, translated from the coding sequence ATGAAGTACAACGTTCGTGGTGAGAATATTGAGGTGACCCCAGCAATCAGAGAATATGTTGAAAAAAAGATTGGGAAGCTAGAACGTTACTTTGATACCCCGCCATCCTCTGAGGTACATGTAAACCTAAGCGTGTATAATGACGAGCAAAAAATTGAGGTGACCATCCCAATGATTAACCTTCTGCTTCGTGCAGAAGAGCAACACACTGATATGTATGCGGCTATTGACTTGGTAGTTGATAAACTAGAGCGTCAAATCCGCAAGTATAAAACGAAAGTAAACCGTAAATTCAAACAAGAAAATGCACCTAAATATGTTTTTGCTGAGTTAGAAAAAGAATCTCGTGATTTCGAGCGTGACAGTGACGATGAGGGAGGATTCGAACTCGTTAAGCAAAAGCGTTTCGATTTAAAACCAATGGATTCAGAAGAGGCTATCCTCCAAATGGATCTTCTTGGACATAACTTCTATGTCTTTACCAACGCAGAGTCAGGCGACACTAACGTTGTCTACCGTCGTCGTGACGGCCGCTATGGTCTCATCGAGCCTAGTTAA
- the secA gene encoding preprotein translocase subunit SecA, whose protein sequence is MLALLKKVFDGNQRELKRLEKIADEIEALEPEIEKLSDDGLRKKTEEFKKRYQDGESLDDMLVEAYAVVREGSKRVLKMRPFYVQLLGAITLHEGNISEMKTGEGKTLASTMPAYLNALSGKGVHIITVNEYLADRDSREMGELFKFLGLTVGLNVNALSKEEKKEAYEADITYGTNNEFGFDYLRDNMVLYKEKMVQRPLNFAIIDEVDSILIDEARTPLIISGQASKSANLYRTADSFVRTLTLDKDYTYDVKTKGVQLTEEGINKAEQFFSIENLFDLSNVQLTHHINQALKAHASMHRDTDYVVQDGEVIIVDQFTGRLMKGRRYSDGLHQAIEAKEGLQIQNESMTLATITFQNFFRLYQKLSGMTGTAKTEEEEFRNIYNMNVVVIPTNKPIMRDDRPDLIYKGMDEKFKAVVEEIQNRYEKGQPILVGTVAVETSELISNYLKKKGIKHNVLNAKNHFREAEIILEAGQKGAVTIATNMAGRGTDIKLGEGVKELGGLAVIGTERHESRRIDNQLRGRSGRQGDPGVSQFYLSMEDELMRRFGSDNMKSMMDRLGMENDQPIESKMVSRAVESAQKRVEGNNFDARKTLLAYDDVLRQQREIIYKQRFEVLDSENLREIIEQMIQSTLSRVVESHTQGELEEEWELDKIVDFVHATLLQEEDLNESELKGKEPEEVIELIMEKVKKKYDEKEQDFGYEQMREFERVILLRSVDSKWMDHIDQMDQLRQGIHLRAYGQTDPLREYQMEGFAMFEQMIAAIEEEVAKYVMKAQIRSNLERQEVAKGATAVSGDQTKQKKRKPFVKTEDVGRNDPCPCGSGKKYKNCHGK, encoded by the coding sequence ATGCTTGCATTACTAAAAAAGGTTTTTGATGGAAACCAGCGTGAGCTCAAGCGTTTGGAGAAAATTGCTGATGAAATTGAGGCACTTGAGCCTGAAATCGAAAAGCTTTCAGATGATGGACTGCGCAAAAAAACGGAAGAATTTAAAAAACGTTATCAGGATGGAGAATCCTTAGACGATATGCTAGTGGAGGCCTATGCTGTTGTTCGTGAAGGATCGAAGCGCGTTTTGAAAATGCGTCCTTTTTATGTACAGCTATTAGGTGCCATTACCTTACACGAAGGAAACATTTCAGAGATGAAGACCGGGGAAGGTAAAACCCTTGCTTCTACAATGCCAGCTTACCTTAATGCCCTTTCTGGAAAAGGTGTTCATATCATCACAGTTAACGAATACCTTGCTGATCGTGACTCTCGCGAAATGGGAGAGCTTTTCAAATTCCTAGGGTTAACGGTAGGACTCAATGTAAATGCCCTTTCTAAGGAAGAAAAGAAGGAAGCTTATGAAGCTGACATTACGTATGGAACCAATAATGAATTTGGTTTCGACTATCTTCGTGATAACATGGTTTTATATAAGGAAAAAATGGTTCAACGTCCACTGAATTTTGCGATTATTGACGAGGTTGACTCCATTTTAATTGACGAAGCCCGTACACCATTAATCATTTCTGGTCAGGCTTCTAAATCGGCAAACCTATACAGAACAGCCGATTCTTTTGTTAGAACTTTAACCCTAGATAAAGACTACACCTATGATGTGAAAACAAAAGGTGTTCAATTGACTGAGGAAGGAATCAATAAGGCGGAGCAATTTTTCTCCATTGAGAACTTGTTTGATCTTTCCAATGTTCAGTTAACACACCATATTAACCAAGCATTAAAGGCTCATGCTTCCATGCATCGTGATACGGACTATGTGGTGCAAGATGGGGAAGTAATTATCGTTGACCAATTCACTGGACGTCTTATGAAGGGTCGTCGTTATAGTGATGGATTGCACCAGGCAATCGAGGCAAAAGAGGGTCTGCAAATTCAAAACGAAAGTATGACTCTTGCCACCATCACGTTCCAGAATTTTTTCCGTCTGTATCAAAAGCTTTCTGGTATGACTGGTACAGCAAAAACAGAGGAAGAAGAATTTCGTAATATTTATAACATGAACGTAGTTGTAATTCCTACTAACAAACCGATTATGCGTGATGACCGTCCTGATTTAATTTATAAAGGGATGGATGAAAAGTTTAAAGCGGTTGTTGAAGAAATTCAAAATCGTTATGAAAAAGGTCAGCCCATTCTAGTTGGTACAGTTGCCGTTGAAACTTCAGAATTGATTTCAAATTATCTGAAGAAAAAAGGCATTAAGCATAATGTATTGAATGCGAAAAACCACTTTCGTGAGGCTGAAATTATTTTGGAAGCAGGTCAAAAGGGTGCAGTTACGATCGCAACCAACATGGCTGGTCGCGGAACGGACATTAAGCTTGGGGAAGGTGTGAAAGAGCTTGGAGGACTAGCTGTTATTGGTACCGAGCGTCATGAATCACGCCGTATTGATAATCAGTTGCGTGGTCGTTCTGGACGTCAAGGGGATCCAGGGGTTTCCCAGTTCTATCTTTCCATGGAAGACGAGCTTATGCGTCGTTTCGGATCTGACAATATGAAGTCCATGATGGATCGTCTCGGTATGGAGAATGACCAACCGATCGAAAGTAAGATGGTTTCTCGTGCCGTAGAATCTGCTCAAAAACGAGTGGAAGGTAACAACTTCGATGCTCGTAAAACTTTACTTGCCTATGATGATGTTTTACGTCAACAACGTGAAATTATCTATAAACAACGCTTTGAAGTTCTTGATTCCGAAAATCTTCGTGAAATCATTGAGCAAATGATCCAATCTACACTTTCCCGTGTGGTAGAATCTCATACTCAAGGAGAATTGGAAGAGGAATGGGAGCTTGATAAAATTGTTGATTTTGTTCATGCAACCCTTTTACAGGAGGAAGACCTTAACGAATCTGAGCTTAAAGGCAAGGAACCTGAAGAAGTCATCGAGCTTATTATGGAAAAAGTTAAGAAGAAGTATGATGAAAAAGAGCAGGACTTTGGCTATGAGCAAATGCGCGAATTCGAACGAGTTATCCTACTCCGTTCTGTAGATTCCAAGTGGATGGACCACATTGACCAAATGGATCAATTGCGTCAAGGTATCCATTTGCGTGCTTATGGTCAAACCGATCCACTTCGTGAATACCAAATGGAAGGCTTCGCGATGTTTGAGCAAATGATTGCCGCTATTGAAGAGGAAGTCGCTAAGTATGTGATGAAGGCTCAAATTCGTTCGAATCTGGAGCGTCAAGAAGTGGCAAAGGGTGCAACGGCTGTTTCTGGGGACCAAACGAAACAGAAGAAGCGTAAGCCATTCGTAAAGACAGAGGACGTTGGTAGAAACGATCCATGTCCATGTGGTAGTGGTAAGAAGTATAAGAATTGTCATGGAAAATAG
- the prfB gene encoding peptide chain release factor 2 (programmed frameshift): MDLVEIKQELNRMSKQITNFRGSLDLDQKKARIQELDEQMVDSDFWNDQQAAQQVINESNALKDQVHVFEEHEETFENLQLTYELLKEEEEADLRAELESEVKTLSDALAEFEIQMLLSEPHDKNNAILELHPGAGGTESQDWASMLLRMYTRWAEDKGFKVETLDYLPGDEAGVKSVTLLIKGHNAYGYLKAEKGVHRLVRISPFDASGRRHTSFVSCDVIPELNDDIEIDIRTEDLKIDTYRSTGAGGQHINTTDSAVRITHTPTNTVVTCQSERSQIKNREKAMNMLKAKLYQLEIERQQQEVNDIRGEKNDISWGSQIRSYVFHPYSMVKDHRTNVEVGNVQGVMDGDLDPFIDAYLRSQIK; this comes from the exons ATGGATCTAGTAGAAATCAAGCAAGAGCTAAACCGTATGTCAAAACAAATTACGAATTTTAGGGGGTCTCTT GACCTCGATCAGAAAAAGGCTCGAATTCAAGAACTAGATGAGCAAATGGTGGATTCCGACTTTTGGAATGATCAGCAAGCAGCACAACAGGTCATCAATGAATCTAATGCACTGAAGGACCAAGTACATGTTTTTGAAGAGCATGAAGAAACGTTTGAAAATCTTCAGTTGACATATGAACTTCTGAAAGAGGAAGAAGAAGCTGATTTAAGAGCAGAGTTAGAGTCTGAAGTGAAAACTTTATCGGATGCCTTGGCTGAATTTGAAATCCAGATGCTTCTCAGTGAACCCCATGATAAAAATAATGCCATTCTTGAGCTTCATCCAGGTGCCGGTGGAACGGAATCCCAGGACTGGGCGAGCATGCTCCTAAGAATGTACACGCGTTGGGCTGAGGATAAGGGCTTTAAGGTGGAGACGCTCGATTATTTACCTGGAGATGAAGCGGGTGTAAAGAGTGTTACTTTATTAATTAAAGGCCACAATGCTTATGGCTATTTAAAAGCTGAAAAAGGTGTTCATCGATTAGTTCGTATCTCTCCTTTTGATGCGTCAGGCCGCCGTCATACTTCTTTCGTTTCATGTGATGTCATCCCTGAATTAAATGATGATATTGAGATTGACATTCGCACGGAGGATTTAAAAATTGATACCTACCGTTCCACTGGAGCCGGTGGGCAGCATATCAACACAACTGACTCTGCTGTTCGTATTACTCATACGCCAACGAACACGGTGGTAACCTGCCAGTCAGAGCGTTCTCAAATTAAAAACCGAGAAAAAGCTATGAATATGTTGAAGGCGAAATTGTATCAATTAGAAATTGAGCGCCAACAACAGGAAGTCAATGACATTCGCGGGGAGAAAAACGACATTAGTTGGGGCAGCCAAATCCGCTCTTACGTTTTCCACCCTTACTCAATGGTTAAAGACCACCGCACCAACGTCGAGGTTGGGAATGTGCAAGGAGTAATGGATGGCGACCTAGACCCATTCATCGACGCTTATCTACGATCACAAATTAAATAA